Within the Polaribacter pectinis genome, the region TGGAGTAATCATTCTTTTAACTCAAATATTACCTTCTGTAGGATATTACCCTAAAGAAGATACAGAATTTGTAAATACATTTAAACCACAAGCAGAAGAAGTTATTCTAGAAAACATTTTAAAAGAAGAAGCAGGAGAAGGTATTTTAGTGCTTGAAGATTTTAAAGAAACCATAGATAGAGCTAATAAAATAACACCTGCAGACATTTTAAAAGAATCAGAAACATTAGCTGCAAAAGAAACTTCTGGTGTTTTAGGTGCTATAAAAGCTTTTCCTAGAGCCATAAAGAATATTAGTTGGTTAGAACTTTTATTAGCTTTAGGAACCATTATTATCATTTACGGCTTTAAACGGATTACCACTAAAGTTCCTAGCACACTTGTAGCATTAATTGTAATGTCTGGTATTGCAGTTGGTTTTGGTTTAGATTATAGAACAATTCAGGAAATTCCTGGTGGAATACCAACTATTAAATGGGAAATTTTCTCTGCTTTTTCAATCAGCAGTATAACTCCATATATTTTTACAGCTTTAACTTTAGCGTTGTTAGGAGCCATAGATTCACTATTAACAAGTGTAGTTGCAGATAATATGACCAAAACAAAACATAAGCCTAATAAAGAACTTATAGGGCAAGGAATTGGAAATAGTATAGCATCTCTTTTTGGAGGAATTCCTGGTGCAGGTGCAACTATTAGAACAGTTGTAAATATTAACGCTGGTGGAAAAACCAAACTTTCTGGTATGATTGCCGGTATTATGTTATTAATTATAATGTTAGGTTTAGGACCTGTAGCCTCTAAAATTCCAGCAGCAGTTTTAGCTGGTATTTTAATAACTGTAGGTATTGGAGTAATGGATTATAAAGGTTTAAAAGCAATACCATATTTACCAAAAGACATTAAAATTGGACCAATTAAATTAAGTTCAGAAGTTTTAATTATGATGGTAGTTTTACTCTTATCTACTTTCTGGAATTTAGTATATGCAGTTGGAATAGGACTGGTAATTGCTTCTTTAATGTTTATGAAGAAAATTGGAGATTTAACTGCAGAAAGGTCTGATGTAAAATCTTTAAAAGAAGAATCTTGGGCAGACGAATCAAATTTTCCACAAAATTTAAAGGAAGAAGTTTTTATTAAACATATAAAAGGTCCATTGTTTTTTGGTTCTACTAGTGATTTTCAAGCGCTTTCGCTCCAAATTCCTGAAACAGCAAAAATTGTTATTTTAAGATTAGGAAGAATGCAGTATATGGATCAATCTGGTCTGTATGCTATGGAAGACATGTTGCAAGAGTTAAAGAAAAAAAATATTGAAGTTGTTTTTGTAAACTTATTAAAACAACCAAGATATATGATGGAGCGAATTGATATCATTCCAGATTTTATACCAAAAGAACATATTTTTAAATCATTTACCGAATGCGTAAATTGGATAAAACTAAATGTAAAAGACAATAATTAAAAAAATAAAAAATGCCACATAGAAATAAAGCAATAACAAAAGAAGTACAAGACCAATTAACACCAATGAAGGTGTTACAAGATTTTATAGAAGGTAATGCACGTTTTATAAGAGATGAAGTACATACTATAGATCATAAAGCGTTAATATCTCAAACAACAGATGGCCAACATCCAAAAGCAATTGTACTTTCTTGTATCGATTCTAGAGTTCCTGTAGAGTTAATTTTTGATCAAACAATTGGTGACGTATTTGTAGCTAGAGTTGCTGGTAATTTTGAAAACACAGACATTTTAGGAAGCATGGAGTATTCTTGTAAGGTTGCAGGAAGCAAATTAGTTTTGGTTTTAGGACATGAAAGTTGTGGCGCAATTAAAGCAGCTTGCGATCATGTAGAACTTGGTAATATTACATCTTTATTAGATAATATTCAGCCAGCTGTTAAGTTATCTGAAACACAAGTTAAAGGAAAGTTTGATTCTAGTAATAATGATTTTGTTAACAAAACTATTGAAAACAATGTAAGCTTAACAATAGAGAGAATTAGAGAAAAAAGTCCTATTCTTAAGGAAATGGAAGAAAAAGGTGAAATTAAAATAGTTGGTGGAGTTTACCACATTAGTAGTGGAAAAGTAGAGTTATTATAATTAAAAACTTTATTTAAAATAAAAAACCCAAGACAAATGTCTTGGGTTTTTTATTATGTCTTTCTAAAAAATTAAAATTTTGTTTTTTTAATTTTGGTTAACCTTCCATCCCAAGATCTTCCACCTAAAGAAGAGGTATAATAAACTTTTTTACCTCTTACCCTATTTACAACTATGTGCATTTTAGTTCCCATTTTAAAAGGGAAATCTGGTAAAGTAGATTCTTGTATAATTAAATTATACTCACAATCATTAATCCATTCTATGTCAGATTTTATAAAATGTTCTCTATCATTATGATATTCTACATGTTTGTTGCCTTTAAAAATAACAATAACATCTTGTTTTCCACTTCTGTAAGTAAATGTACCATCCTTTAAAATAGCACAGTTTTTCTTAGTGAAAGACATTAGCATTAACAAACTCGATAGCGCAAGTAATAAGTATTTTTTTTTCATTTTTTTTGTTTAACAGTAGCAATTTACAAAATTCCCACAATATTTATATATTTTCTAATAAGGTTTTTTCCTGTTTATCATCTTTAATGATTGAAGGAAATATTGTAGGGGCTATCTTTTTAACTGGCTCATATAGAATAGATTCATCTAATGTTTCCTTTTTTATGAAAGGAATTGTATCATTCATTTTTCCAAAAAATATAAAAATGACACTTAAAATCAATCCAATTTTTAAAGCTCCAAAAACACCACCTAGAATCTTATTAATAATTCCTAAAGAAGCAAAGTCTGCTAATTTGGTAAGCATTTTTCCTAAAAGAGCAATAATTACTATAATTACAACAAATGTTGCTGCAAAAGCAGTCAAAGATATGTATTCTTCTTTCCACGAAACAGAATCTTTTAAAAAATCTGAAATAAAGTAAGAAAAATGTATAGCTCCATAAACACCACCAATTAAAGCAACCAAAGAAGCAACCTCAACAAACAAGCCTTTCATGAGACCTCTTACAAACCCAAAGAGCAACAATGCTGCTATAATTATGTCAAAAATATTCATAAAAATAATTTTTCCAAACCTACATCTTTTTTTTAAAATTTAAAAATGCTCATTGTATCTTTACCACCTAAAAATCAAATGTTATGCCAAAAATTAATAGTCTAAAAGAAAAGTGGGATGAGCTTGTTAGCAAACTAACAAATCAATTTGCAGATGGAGACGAATTAAATATGGACGGAATTATTTATTTAATTGGGGTTCAAGAATTAGGGCAAGGTCATATCACCTTTAAAAAAGACGAAAAAGTAAACTTAATGCACATTGCTATTTGTAAGTTATTAGAACCTTATGGTTATTACGAATTTGATTTTTTTGATGATGATGGTTGGCCACATTATAAAACACTTACAGAGTTACCAAATTTAAAGCCTGGTGAACAAACTGTATTAATGAAAGAAGCAATTATTAATTATTTTGAAGCTTTAAAATATATAGAGTAATTTAGGTTACACTCATTTTTCTAACCAAAATAGAAAATAATTTAGGAAAAAAACGTTTTACATAAACTCCTAATTTTTCCTTTGCTCCTGCAATATATATTTCTTCTTTTTTCTTTTTAATAGCTTTTGCCATTAATTTTGCCAGACGTTCTGCAGACATTCCATTTCCAGTAGCAACGTCCATTTTTCCTTGTGGAGTTCCATCTCCAGTTAAAGCGTTTTTAGAAACATTTGTATTTATAAACCCAGGACAAACCAAAGTTATTGCAATATTATTTTGATGTTGTTCTGCGCGTAAACTATCAAAAAAACCATGTAAAGCATGTTTACTTGCTGCATAAGAAGAACGTAAAGGAGTTCCTATTTTTCCAACAATACTTGTAGTTACCACAAATTGTCCGCTTTTATTTTTAATAAAATGTGGTAAAACAGCTTTTGTTAAAGCAACTGTTCCTAGATAATTAATATTCATAATACGCTTATCAACAACTATCTGTGTATTTTCCACCAAAGATCGTTGACTAATTCCACCATTATTTACCAAAATATCTATTTTACCAAAACAAGAAATAGCTTCATCTACTTTAGATTGAAAATTATCATATTGTTCTAAATCTAACGTAATTATTTTTACATCGTTCGTATTTTTACATGTTGCTTTTACCTGTTTTAAAGAATCTTCATTTCTAGATGATAAAATTAATATTGCATTTAGATTAGATAATTCAATTGCCAACGCTTTTCCTATTCCAGAAGAAGCACCAGTTATCCAAACAACTTTATTAGAAAACGACATACTATTTTTTTTTTGAGCTACAATATACCTATTTTGATACAGAAATAGTACTTTTGGTACACTTCTTGAAAATAGATTTACAAGAACAAAAATCAATTTTAAAACGATGAAAAAAATACTCGCTTTTATATTTCTAGTAACTTCTTTTGTACAAGCACAACACACCCTAAAAGGAACCATGACACCCGCTTTAGAAAGCGATTGGATTATTCTATATAAAATTGAAGGAGCTAGACAAAAGTTTATAAAAAACTCAAAAATTAAAATAGATTCTGTTACTGTAGATGGTACTAAAAGAACTGTTGGGCACTTTAGTTTCGAATTTCCAGAAAACACAAAAGTTGGTTCTTATAGAGTAACATATAGAACAGAAGAAGCTGGTTTTGTAGATTTTATCTTTAATAAAGAAGATGTAAGTTTTGCTTTTCACCCAGATTATCCAGAGCAATCTGTAGTATTTTCTAAATCTGAAGAAAATATAATTTATAGAGAATATTTAAGTGATATTTCTGTGGCACAACAAAAATTAGATTCGCTTCAAATTACAGCTTTAAAAAACCCAGATGTAGACTTAAAAGCTGCTTATGTTTCTGGATTACAAAAAATAAATTCTATTCAACAAGAATATTTAAAAGCTACAGAAAACAAATATGTAAACCCTTTTATTAAAGCTACTTTAAGAGCTAATGCTAAAGAATTACAAACAACACCAAAAATGTATATGTCTAACATGATTAATACATTTTTTAATAATATGGATTTTTCTGATAAAACGTTACTAAACTCTTCTTTTTTGGTAGATAGAATTACAGATTATGTTTTCTATATTAATTATTCAGAAAATAAAGAAACACAACAAAAACTTTATAAAAACTCTATACAAACTGTTTTAAATAAAATTACAGATTTACCATTTAAAAAAGATGTAATTGAGTTTTTAATTGCACAATTTGAGAATTCTAAAAATTTGGAATTGTTAGATTATCTTTTTGAGAGTCATTACAAAAAACTTCCAGAAGGGTTACAAAATAAAAATTTTATCAATGAAAAAATGGCGCTTTTTGCCACTGAAATTGGTAGAACTGCACCAGATTTCTCTTGGATAGAAAATGGCAAAAACCTAACACTTTCTAAATTAGATGAAGCAAAAAACTATGTATTAGTTTTTTGGAGTACAGATTGTTCTCATTGCTTAAAAGAAATACCACAATTGTATACTTTTTTACAAGACAAAAAAGATATTAAAGTAGTTGCTTTTTCTTTAGAAAGAAATGATTTTGGGTGGAATAACATGAAAACTACGTTACCAAATTGGCACCATGTTTTAGGTTTAAATAAATGGGAAAACAAAATAGCTAGAACTTATAATATTATGGCTACTCCAACATATTTTGTGTTAGATGCTAATAAAAAAATTATTGCAAAACCAGAAGAATTAAAAGATGTAAAAGAATATTTAGACAAGCTTTAAAAATAAAGAAAAGCATCTTCTAAATGCTCAATTTTTGTTCCTTTTTTATTGATTAAAATTGCAATAATATCGAACCGAACTTCTACATCTAAATCTTTATCAACCACATAATAATCGATTGCAGATACTAATAATTTTATTTTTTTGGGTGTAATAAAATCTTGCGGATCTCCAAAATAATCGGAACTTCTGGCTTTTACTTCAACACAAACTAAAAAATCTCCTTTTCGAGCAATAATATCTACTTCTGCTTTTAAATAACGATAGTTTTTTTCGAGAATTTTATAATCGTTTTTTAATAGAAATTCTACCGCTAATTTTTCTCCTTCTTTACCAAGTTCGTTGTGTTCTGCCATTTTGTTAGTCGTCAGTATTCAGTTGGCAGTGAGCAGTCAAAAATTTTGTAGATTTAAAATTTGTGCTTTTAATTACCAAAGTGTTAATTTACAGATTATTATTTAATTTTGTAAAATATGAATTCAGAAACACTTCTTAAATATCTAAAATTTCTCCAAAAAGAGAGCTTAAGACATCAAAATGATAAAAAAATTACTGATGATGAAATACAACAATTTGAAATTGAGATAAACAGATTTATAGAAAAAGTATTTAAAACTTCGTTTTCTGAAGAAATAAAAAAAGTTGTTCTTAGTATTGATTTTAATTTAGACGAAGAAAATCACAATAAATCTAAATTCAAATGGCTCAATTTTATTGGTGGTTTTGAAGGAAAAGAAATTAAGAATCAGTTGAATAGAAAAAATAGATTCGAAAAACTTTATAATGATATAGATGCATCTATATTCAAAATAAAAACGCTAATTTAATCAGTAAATCTGACTGAATACTGCTCACTGCCAACTGCCAACTGAATTATTCTCCCAAAAATCAACGCTCTATTATCGGCTTCATGTCCTGCAGGAAAATCGAATAAAACAGGAACATTTTCTGGAACAACATCTAAAATTAATTGCTCAATAGAACTTCCCCATTTTGTGGAATTCTTTTTTATTAAAGACATATTACCAACAATTACTGCATTTACTTTTGTAAAATATCCAGCTCTTTTTAAACTCTGTAACATTCTATCAATGGAATATTTGTATTCGCCAATTTCTTCAATAAATAGAATTTTATTATCAGTATTCATTTGACTTTTAGAACCTAACATCGATGTTAAAATGGCTATATTTCCTCCAACAAGTTCTCCTTCAATAATTTTTAATGAATTTGTTCTATTATATTTTGATGATTTAATTTTATAAGAAATTTCTTCTCCAAAAAGCACTTTTTTAAAACTTGCAATTGTCTGTGTAATTTCTTCTGGTTTTTCCTCTAAACTGGTTGCCATCATTCCATGAACAGTTTCTACACCTAAATTATTTATATGATTGTGAAACGCAGTAATATCCGAATATCCAATAACCCATTTTGGGTTCTTTTTAAACTTCGTAAAATCTAACATATCTAAAATTCTAACAGAACCATAACCACCTCTTGCAGCCCAAATTGCTTTAATATTCGGGTTGTCTAAAGCTTGCTGAAAATCTTCACATCGCTCAATATCTGTTCCAGAAAAATGATTATTCTGATTGAACATATTCTTCCCTAAAACCACTTTTAAACCCCAACTCTCTCCTAATTTCTTGGCTTTTGTAATGGTTGCTTGTCTGTTTTTTAGAATTCCTGCAGGTGCAACAATTGCAATTGTATCTCCCACTTTTAAATAAGGTGGAGTTATTAATTTTTCTTGCGCTTTTACAGATGAAAAAAACATCATAAAAAAAGCTATAAATACTATAAATTTCTTCAAAATTTGTATTGTTTCTTGGTTCTAAAAATCAAAATATCTTCTTAATGTAAATGTATCTATTTTCAATGACTTTTAAAACTCGGTTTTTTGTACTTTTGCACTTCAAAAATTAGTCCAAAATTAATATACAGAACACATGAGTGCTCCAAAAAGATATACAATTACAGCTGCTTTACCTTACACAAATGGTCCTATTCATATTGGGCATTTGGCAGGTGTTTACGTTCCTGCAGATATTTATGCGCGTTATTTACGATTAATAGGTAAAGATGTTGCCTACATTTCTGGTTCAGATGAACATGGTGCTGCAATACCAATGAGAGCAAAGAAAGAAGGTGTTTCTCCACAAGTTATTATCGATAAATATCATGGAATTATCAAGCAATCTTTTATAGATTTCGGAATTTCTTTCGATAATTACTCAAGAACTTCGTCTAAAATTCATCATGAAACTGCTTCTGATTTTTTTACCAAAATGTATAATGATGGTGAATTTATTGAAGAAGTGTCTGAACAATTATATGATGCAAAAGCAAACCAATTTCTAGCAGATAGATTTGTTGTTGGAACTTGCCCAAAATGTGGTTTCGAAGAAAGTTATGGAGACCAATGTGAAAACTGTGGAACTTCGCATAATGCAACAGATTTAATCAACCCAAAATCTGCAATTACTGGAAATGTACCAACAGTAAAAGAAACAAAACACTGGTTTTTACCTTTAGATAAGCACGAAGATTTTTTACGTGAATGGGTTTTAGAAGGGCATAAAAAAGACTGGAAACCAAATGTTTACGGACAAGTAAAATCTTGGGTAGAAGATGGTTTAAGACCAAGAGCTGTAACCAGAGATTTAGATTGGGGAATTCCTGTTCCTGTAAAAGGTGGAGAAGGAAAAGTGTTATATGTTTGGTTTGATGCACCAATTGGCTACATTTCATCCACCAAAGAATGGGCTGCTAGAGAAGGAAAAAACTGGGAAGATTATTGGAAAAAAGACGATACTAAATTGGTTCATTTTATAGGGAAAGACAATATTGTTTTTCACTGTATTATTTTTCCAAGTATGTTAAAAGCGCATGGAGATTATATTTTACCTGATAATGTGCCTGCAAATGAATTTTTGAATTTAGAGGGAAATAAATTATCAACATCTAAAAATTGGGCAGTTTGGTTGCACGAATATTTAGTAGAATTTCCAAATCAGCAAGATGTTTTGCGTTATACTTTAACTGCAAACGCACCAGAAAGTAAAGACAACGATTTTACTTGGAAAGATTTTCAAGCAAAAAATAACAACGAATTGGTTGCCATTTTTGGTAACTTTATCAATAGAGTTGTGGTTTTAACGAATAAATATTACCAAGGAATTATTCCTGCTCCAAACGATTTTTCTGAAGTTGATGAAGACGTTTTAGCAGCAGTTAAAGAGTTTCCAATTTCAATAGGAAAATCTATAGAAAGATATCGTTTTAGAGAAGCTTCTCAAGAATTAATGAGTTTAGCAAGACTTGGTAACAAGTATTTAGCAGATGAAGAACCTTGGAAAGTAATAAAATTAGATGAAGAACGCGTAAAGACAATTATGTATGTTGCATTGCAGATTTCTGCAGCTTTAGCGGTTTTATCTGAACCTTTTTTGCCTTTTACTTCAACTAAATTAAAATCAATTTTAAATATTGATAAAACCCTTTCTTGGGAAAATGTAATAGAGAAAGATATTTTAATTTCTGATGGTCATCAAATTAACAAAGCAGAGTTATTATTCTCTAAAATTGAAGACAAAACCATCGAAGAACAGCTTCAAAAATTGATTGCAACTAAAAAAGCAAACGAACAAGAGAAAAAAACGATTGTTCCACAAAAAGATACGATTAATTTTGAAGATTTTACAAAATTAGATATTAGAATAGGTACCATTTTAGAAGCAGAGAAAGTACCAAAAACAAAAAAACTATTAAAATTAAAGGTTGATGTTGGAATTGATACTAGAACAATCGTTTCAGGTATTGCAGAGAGTTTTTCTCCCGAAAATATCATTGGTCAGCAGGTTTCTGTGTTGGTAAATCTGGCTCCAAGAAAAATTAAAGGTGTAGAAAGCCAAGGAATGATTTTAATGACTGATACACCTGATGGAAAATTGGCTTTTGTAGAACCACAACAACAAGTAAAAAACGGACAAGAAGTTAGTTAATGCTAAAAATAGCATATCATCCAATATATAAACACGAATTACCAGAAGGTCATCGTTTTCCAATGGAAAAATATGACCTTTTACCACAACAATTAATTTACGAAGAAACTTGTGTAGAAGAAAACTTCTTCGAACCTGAAATTCCGAATAACAAGTATTTCTTTACTGTTCACGATCCTGAATATTTTTTTGATTTATTAAATATGCAGCTTTCACAAAAAGCAGCAAGAAAAATTGGCTTTCCTGTTTCAGAAGTACTTGTAGAAAGAGAAATGATAATTGCAGATGGTACTATGAAAGCATCTGAATTTGCAATTAAAAACGGAATTGCAATGAATATTGCTGGGGGAACGCATCATGCATTTTCGAATCGTGGAGAAGCTTTTTGTATGTTAAATGACCAAGCAATTGGAGCAAAATATCTTCAGAATAAAGGATTGGCTAAAAAGATTTTAATTGTAGATTTAGATGTGCATCAAGGAAATGGAACTGCAGAAATCTTTCGGAATGACAAATCTGTCTTTACATTTTCTATGCATGGAAAAAGCAATTATCCTTTTATTAAAGAAAAAAGCGATTTAGACATTCCTTTAGAAAATGATACAAAAGATGACGAATATTTATCAATCTTAAAAAACACGCTTCCAAAACTCATCAACATAGAAAAACCGGATTTCATATACTATCTATGTGGTGTAGATGTTCTTGAAAGTGATAAGTTGGGTAAACTTTCATTAACAATTGAAGGTTGTAAAGAACGAGACAGATTCGTATTACAAACGTGCTTCAACAACAAAATTCCTGTGATGTGTTCTATGGGTGGAGGTTATTCTAAAGACATTAACATCATTGTAAATGCACACGCAAATACCTTTAGATTAGCCCAAGAGATTTATTTTTAAATGCATCCACATTTTTTGCTTTTGAGTTACATTTATAAATATTTCTATCGTTAATTTGTAACAATCAAAAAAAGATAATAATTATGAAAAAAATAATGATTTTTATATTTGCACTGACACTTTTTTCTTGTGGTGCATCTAAAAATGTACGTTTAAAAGAAAAAGTAATTAAAGGAAATTGGGTTTTAAACAAAATTAATTATAGTAAAACAGGAGATTATAAGGTTACTATGTTTAACGATTCTGCTAAAGAATGTTTTGAGGGTAGTGCATGGAAATTTGTACCAAATAATAATTCTGGAACTTATGCAATTAACAATGCAGATTGTGTAAACGGAGAAAGAGATTTTATTTTTGTTGTTCAAGAAATAGATGCTGATTCTGGTTATTATGACTTTTTATTGAAACCAAAAAACAATAAAGACAATACTGGTTTTAGATTACAATTAACAGAATTATCTGAAACTACAATGCAGTGGAAACAGTACTTAAATGTAGATGGAACACAATTTATTATTAACATGAACTTTACCAAACAATAAAATATTATGAAAAAATTAATTAAAAAAACATCAATTTTTGCATTAGCATTAACCTTAACATTAGGTTTTTCTAGCTGTGAAGCAACAAAAAATGCAAACAATAAACAAAAAGGAGGAGTAATTGGTGCTGGAGCAGGTGCACTTATTGGAGCAATTATTGGAAACAATGTTGGAAGTGGTAAAAACGGAAAACTAGGTGCTGTAATTGGTGGAGTTCTTGGAGGTGGTGCAGGAGTTTTAATTGGTAAGAAAATGGACGACCAAGCTAAAAAAATAGAAACAGAAATTCCTGGTGCTAAAGTAGAAAGAGTAGACAATGGTATTGTTGTAACTTTTGATGAGAATAGTGGTGTGTATTTTGATACGAATAAATCTAATATTAACACAAAATCTCAAGAAACTTTAAAGAAGCTTTCTGGTGTTTTTGCAGAATTTCCTGACACTAAAATTTTAGTAGTAGGTCATACAGATAGTTCTGGTAAAGACGACTATAACATGTCTTTATCAGAAAAAAGAGCTAAATCTGTAACAAGTTATTTGGTTAATAATGGTCTTGCTTCTAGTAGATTTGAAACTTTATGGTATGGAGAAACACAACCAAAATATGACAACTCTACTGCTGAAGGAAGAGCAAAAAACAGAAGAGTAAACGTAGCTATTGTACCAGATGATAAAATGATTAAAGACGCTAAAAATGAAACTGGTGAGAACTAGTAAATAAAATAGTAGAATAAAAAAGGCCGCTTAAAGCGGCCTTTTTTATTTTTAATACAGAAAAACTATTTTAAAAATATGCTATATGTGCCTTTAGTTTTTTCTTTAAT harbors:
- a CDS encoding OmpA family protein — translated: MKKLIKKTSIFALALTLTLGFSSCEATKNANNKQKGGVIGAGAGALIGAIIGNNVGSGKNGKLGAVIGGVLGGGAGVLIGKKMDDQAKKIETEIPGAKVERVDNGIVVTFDENSGVYFDTNKSNINTKSQETLKKLSGVFAEFPDTKILVVGHTDSSGKDDYNMSLSEKRAKSVTSYLVNNGLASSRFETLWYGETQPKYDNSTAEGRAKNRRVNVAIVPDDKMIKDAKNETGEN